The following proteins come from a genomic window of Cronobacter muytjensii ATCC 51329:
- the tssH gene encoding type VI secretion system ATPase TssH, with protein MSEISRAVLFGKLDTLLFTSLESATSFCKLRGNPYVELAHWLHQLMQQQDGDLQHLIRHFSLDEEALSRDIVAALDRLPRGASSVSDLSEHIDSAVERAWVYGSLKFGVTRIRGGHLLIGMLKTFNLANVLKGISSQFNRISADLLVEQFDAIFAGSKEAQQAVAAAPDAAGNAPVQQGTLAQYGQDLTARAREGKIDPVVGRDEEIRQMVDILMRRRQNNPLLTGEAGVGKTAVVEGLALRIAAGDVPEPLQNVQLWLLDIGMLQAGAGMKGEFEARLQGLINEVQSSATPIVLFIDEIHTLIGAGGQQGTGDAANLLKPALARGQLRTIGATTWAEYKKYIEKDPALTRRFQTVQVHEPDEEKAVLMLRSTVSPLEKHHRVLLLDEAVSAAVKLSHRYIPARQLPDKAVALLDTACARVAVSQSAPPPQLEDCLHRIAALDVEAEIAEREARVAVGDNDRVARLKAEREALEAERDALTARWEEERALVDAIIALRAELHMADEETQPALRETLAERQNALAAVKGDAPLLFAAVDANVVAAVVSDWTGIPLGRMVKNEIDAVLNLADTLNQRVIGQRHGLELIAKRVRTSRARLDDPNKPVGVFMLCGPSGVGKTETALALAESLYGGEQNVITINMSEFQEAHTVSTLKGAPPGYVGYGEGGVLTEAVRRRPYSVVLLDEIEKAHPDVHEIFFQVFDKGWMEDGEGRHIDFRNTIIILTSNVGTDLISAMCADPELMPEPDALSGALRQPLLQVFPPALLGRLLVVPYYPLSDAMLAEIVKLQLKRIQRRLSENHGIISEFDDSVITQIVARCTEVESGGRMVDAILTNTLLPQMSQILLTASAQDEKYRRLRVTFEQGEFQCQFAA; from the coding sequence ATGTCAGAAATCAGCCGTGCCGTACTGTTCGGCAAACTGGATACGCTGTTGTTTACCTCGCTGGAAAGCGCCACCTCCTTCTGCAAGCTGCGCGGCAACCCGTATGTGGAGCTGGCGCACTGGCTGCATCAGCTGATGCAGCAGCAGGACGGCGACTTACAACATCTGATCCGCCATTTTTCACTGGATGAAGAGGCGCTGAGCCGGGATATCGTGGCGGCGCTGGATCGCCTGCCGCGCGGCGCGAGTTCCGTTTCCGATCTCTCGGAGCATATCGACAGCGCGGTTGAGCGCGCGTGGGTGTACGGCTCGCTGAAATTCGGCGTGACGCGTATTCGCGGCGGGCATCTGCTGATCGGCATGCTGAAAACCTTCAACCTGGCGAATGTGCTGAAAGGCATCTCCAGCCAGTTCAACCGCATCAGCGCCGATCTGCTGGTGGAGCAGTTCGACGCCATTTTCGCAGGCAGCAAAGAGGCCCAGCAGGCGGTCGCCGCCGCGCCGGACGCGGCCGGTAACGCCCCGGTGCAACAGGGAACGCTGGCGCAGTACGGCCAGGATCTCACTGCGCGCGCCCGCGAAGGCAAAATCGACCCGGTCGTCGGGCGCGATGAAGAGATCCGCCAGATGGTGGATATTCTGATGCGTCGCCGGCAGAACAACCCGCTGCTGACCGGCGAGGCGGGCGTGGGTAAAACCGCGGTCGTGGAGGGCCTCGCGCTGCGCATCGCCGCAGGCGACGTGCCGGAGCCGCTGCAAAACGTTCAGCTGTGGCTGCTGGATATCGGCATGTTGCAGGCGGGCGCGGGCATGAAGGGCGAGTTCGAAGCGCGCCTGCAGGGTCTGATTAACGAAGTGCAGTCCAGCGCCACGCCGATTGTGCTGTTTATTGATGAAATCCACACGCTGATTGGCGCTGGCGGCCAGCAGGGCACCGGCGACGCCGCCAACCTGCTGAAACCGGCACTGGCGCGCGGCCAGTTGCGCACTATCGGCGCGACCACCTGGGCGGAATATAAAAAATACATTGAGAAAGACCCGGCGCTGACCCGCCGCTTCCAGACCGTGCAGGTGCACGAGCCGGACGAAGAAAAAGCCGTGCTGATGCTGCGCAGTACCGTGTCGCCGCTCGAAAAACATCACCGCGTGCTGCTGCTCGATGAAGCGGTCAGCGCGGCGGTGAAACTGTCTCACCGTTACATTCCCGCCCGTCAGTTACCGGATAAAGCCGTCGCGCTGCTGGATACCGCCTGCGCCCGCGTCGCCGTCAGCCAGAGCGCGCCGCCGCCGCAGTTAGAAGATTGCCTGCACCGTATCGCGGCGCTGGATGTCGAAGCGGAAATCGCCGAGCGTGAAGCCCGCGTCGCCGTGGGCGACAACGATCGCGTGGCGCGTCTGAAGGCCGAGCGTGAGGCGCTGGAAGCCGAACGCGACGCCCTGACCGCCCGCTGGGAAGAAGAGCGGGCGCTGGTGGATGCCATCATCGCCCTGCGCGCCGAGCTGCATATGGCCGATGAAGAAACCCAGCCTGCGCTGCGCGAGACGCTGGCGGAGCGCCAGAACGCGCTCGCCGCCGTCAAGGGCGACGCGCCGCTGCTGTTCGCCGCCGTGGACGCTAACGTGGTGGCGGCGGTGGTTTCCGACTGGACCGGCATCCCGCTGGGCCGCATGGTGAAAAACGAAATCGACGCGGTGCTGAACCTCGCCGACACGCTGAACCAGCGCGTTATCGGCCAGCGTCACGGGCTGGAGCTTATCGCCAAACGCGTGCGCACCTCCCGCGCGCGTCTGGATGATCCGAACAAACCGGTGGGCGTCTTTATGCTCTGCGGGCCTTCCGGCGTCGGTAAAACCGAAACCGCGCTGGCGCTGGCTGAGTCGCTGTACGGCGGCGAGCAGAACGTCATTACCATCAACATGAGCGAGTTCCAGGAAGCGCACACCGTCTCGACGCTCAAAGGCGCGCCTCCGGGCTATGTGGGGTACGGCGAAGGCGGCGTGCTGACTGAAGCGGTGCGTCGTCGTCCTTACAGCGTGGTGCTGCTGGATGAAATCGAAAAAGCGCACCCGGACGTGCATGAGATTTTCTTCCAGGTGTTCGATAAAGGCTGGATGGAGGATGGCGAAGGCCGCCATATCGACTTCCGCAACACGATTATTATCCTGACTTCGAACGTTGGCACTGACCTTATCAGCGCCATGTGCGCCGACCCGGAGCTGATGCCGGAGCCGGATGCGCTGAGCGGCGCGCTGCGCCAGCCGCTTTTGCAGGTTTTTCCGCCCGCACTGCTGGGCCGATTGCTGGTTGTGCCGTATTATCCGTTAAGCGACGCGATGCTGGCCGAGATTGTGAAATTGCAGCTTAAGCGGATCCAGCGTCGTCTTTCGGAAAATCACGGTATTATTTCCGAATTCGACGACAGCGTGATTACCCAGATTGTGGCGCGTTGCACCGAGGTGGAGTCCGGCGGCCGTATGGTCGATGCGATTCTTACCAACACCCTGCTGCCGCAGATGAGCCAGATATTGCTCACCGCCAGCGCGCAAGACGAGAAATATCGCCGTCTGCGCGTCACCTTCGAGCAGGGTGAGTTTCAGTGTCAGTTTGCGGCGTAA
- a CDS encoding DUF3592 domain-containing protein: MHWILYVVYGIPIGLFSFLIGYLLIRDRKRNRIKQNIQCNGVDTTAVITKARSRSGGAGCLNITLEITYRTETGEEVRNRADAVINAMDTANYQPGKTVALRYLKSDPLKVILDIPHPLRR; encoded by the coding sequence GTGCACTGGATTTTGTACGTTGTTTACGGCATTCCGATTGGGTTGTTTAGTTTTCTGATTGGTTATTTATTGATTCGGGACCGGAAGAGAAATCGCATTAAGCAGAACATACAGTGCAATGGTGTCGATACCACGGCGGTCATCACCAAAGCCCGGAGTCGTTCAGGTGGTGCGGGATGTCTCAACATTACGCTTGAAATTACCTACCGCACTGAAACAGGAGAAGAGGTTCGTAACCGGGCCGATGCGGTAATTAATGCTATGGATACGGCAAATTACCAGCCCGGAAAAACCGTTGCGTTGCGCTATCTGAAAAGCGATCCGTTAAAGGTAATTTTGGATATTCCTCATCCCTTGCGCCGTTGA
- a CDS encoding serine/threonine protein kinase — MTDYENNRTVPNALPIGYRFNEFEIKEVIGGGGFGIVYRAWDHQLERTIAIKEFMPSSLAVRNDDMRLVLRSDRFSKAFTAGLNSFIQEARLLARFNHPNLLHVLRFWVQNDTAYMGTVFYSGTTLSRLSKQHPEMINEAWIRRTLPMLFGAIKTIHAEGYLHRDISLDNIQIQDNGLPVLLDFGSARRSIGNISDETETMLRPGFAPIEQYTDDNESEQGPWTDIYALGAVLHTLIMGSPPPVSVVRSIADSYRPLAELRPEGYSLPLLQAIDRALSLKMEDRPQSIDEFAALIEMPVAGLDDVMSVKKPGTMLVPVEEEETTPAAETGWRRYKVPGLIAAGVLVGLIAGGLLFSGGADTPAPETASNDSAPREQAPVSPPVQNTTTAPATTTQEATPAQNAPVQGALVAQIYVRMSDGEQLSLNGKTQTVTPAENGFASLQLPTGEYQLVIKGHGQARSQTINVSRPGTWLVNP, encoded by the coding sequence ATGACGGATTACGAAAACAACCGGACTGTACCCAACGCCCTGCCGATTGGTTACCGTTTCAATGAGTTTGAAATTAAGGAAGTGATTGGTGGTGGCGGTTTCGGCATTGTCTATCGCGCCTGGGACCATCAGCTTGAGCGTACCATTGCGATTAAAGAGTTTATGCCGTCGTCGCTGGCGGTGCGTAATGACGATATGCGCCTGGTGTTGCGCAGCGACCGCTTCAGCAAGGCGTTTACCGCGGGCCTGAACAGCTTTATCCAGGAGGCGCGCCTGCTGGCGCGCTTCAACCACCCGAACCTGCTGCACGTGCTGCGCTTCTGGGTACAAAACGACACCGCTTACATGGGCACCGTGTTCTACAGCGGCACGACGCTCTCGCGCCTGAGCAAACAGCATCCGGAAATGATCAACGAGGCGTGGATCCGCCGCACACTGCCGATGCTGTTCGGGGCCATCAAAACGATTCATGCCGAAGGCTACCTGCACCGCGATATCTCGCTGGATAACATCCAGATCCAGGATAACGGCCTGCCAGTGCTGCTGGATTTCGGCTCCGCGCGCCGCAGTATCGGTAATATCTCCGATGAAACCGAAACCATGCTGCGCCCGGGCTTCGCGCCGATTGAGCAGTACACCGACGACAACGAAAGCGAGCAGGGCCCGTGGACCGATATCTACGCGCTCGGCGCGGTGCTGCATACGCTGATCATGGGCTCGCCGCCGCCGGTGAGCGTGGTGCGCAGCATCGCCGACAGCTATCGTCCGCTTGCCGAACTGCGCCCGGAAGGCTACTCGCTGCCGCTGTTGCAGGCCATTGACCGCGCGCTGTCGCTGAAAATGGAAGACCGCCCGCAGTCGATTGATGAATTCGCCGCGCTGATTGAAATGCCGGTGGCCGGGCTGGACGACGTAATGAGCGTCAAAAAGCCGGGCACGATGCTGGTGCCGGTGGAAGAAGAAGAGACAACGCCTGCCGCCGAAACCGGCTGGCGCCGCTACAAAGTGCCGGGGCTGATTGCCGCAGGCGTGCTGGTGGGCCTGATTGCGGGCGGACTGCTGTTCAGCGGAGGCGCGGATACCCCGGCCCCGGAAACGGCCAGCAACGACAGCGCGCCGCGCGAGCAGGCGCCGGTTTCGCCACCGGTGCAAAACACTACCACCGCGCCTGCGACCACCACGCAGGAGGCCACGCCCGCGCAGAATGCGCCGGTGCAGGGCGCGCTGGTGGCGCAAATCTACGTGCGCATGAGCGACGGCGAACAGCTCTCGCTTAACGGCAAAACGCAGACCGTGACGCCTGCCGAGAACGGCTTCGCTTCGCTGCAACTGCCGACCGGCGAGTATCAGCTGGTTATTAAAGGACACGGGCAGGCGCGCAGCCAGACTATCAATGTTTCCCGTCCGGGCACCTGGCTTGTAAACCCATAA
- a CDS encoding type VI secretion system Vgr family protein — protein MLNRITVQLPVEGLLFWKLSGRESLSEPFLFTLTLLGTDARAERSALLGQPVTVTIPTQALMTPRYLNGKVTRVAVSAVEMSGTRYAAYELTVEPDLWPMQRDRNLRIFQGQTVPQIVKTLLGESRVNVEERLSGSYRVWEYCVQYQESSLDFMSRLLELEGITYHFRHEQDRHTLILTDAPGQYEPFPGYETIPYHVTPSGGTTDEEGISQWALEDSVTPGIYSLDDYDFRKPNAWLFQARQNPKSPQPGSIDVYDWPGRFVEHGHGEFYARIRQERWQVEHRQTQGTATALGIAPGHTFVLRNAPFFGDNGEYLTTVAHYHFEENRYASGADSNTIHETRFEVIPADVPYRPAQKTPWPRTYGPQTAKVVGPQGESIWTDKYGRVKVKFHWDRLSKGDDTSSSWVRVSSAWAGQGFGGVQIPRVGDEVVVDFINGDPDRPLITGRVYNEASMPPWELPGDATRMGFMTRSKDGHRDNASYLFFEDKMGDELLDMHAEKNMNISVENDKTVAIDGSRTTTIGREQKDEVTGDASFHYGKTRTTTVEDVETRTLNNSEITKINNGRKLEITSGGDESKITGNATLHLDGDKKETVNGKKEEHVTGAVNVKIDGAWTQVTQGEVLIKSPKLIKIHSDTKVMIEAPEFEHKDNKKTRESNVVMEFINQSFSTQTFGASYKFADAGVTQFGAEVKGIVYSDTYFDLATEKGKVTLNRGLRVVNDVLSIKLARLNIWS, from the coding sequence ATGCTCAACCGAATCACCGTTCAGCTCCCGGTCGAGGGGCTGCTTTTCTGGAAACTCTCCGGGCGCGAGTCGCTGTCGGAGCCGTTTTTATTCACCCTGACGCTGCTCGGCACCGACGCACGCGCCGAGCGCAGCGCGCTGCTGGGCCAGCCGGTGACGGTGACCATCCCGACCCAGGCGCTGATGACGCCGCGCTACCTCAACGGCAAGGTGACGCGCGTGGCGGTGAGCGCGGTGGAGATGTCGGGCACCCGCTACGCGGCGTACGAGCTGACGGTGGAGCCGGACCTGTGGCCGATGCAGCGCGACCGCAACCTGCGTATCTTCCAGGGCCAGACGGTGCCGCAGATAGTGAAGACGTTGCTGGGCGAGAGCCGGGTGAACGTCGAGGAGCGGCTGTCGGGGAGCTACCGGGTGTGGGAGTACTGCGTGCAGTACCAGGAGAGCAGCCTGGACTTCATGAGCCGCCTGCTGGAGCTGGAGGGCATCACGTATCACTTCCGCCACGAGCAGGACCGCCACACGCTGATTCTCACCGATGCGCCGGGGCAGTACGAGCCGTTCCCGGGCTACGAGACCATCCCGTACCACGTGACGCCGTCGGGCGGCACCACGGACGAAGAGGGTATCAGCCAGTGGGCGCTGGAGGACAGCGTGACGCCGGGCATCTACAGCCTGGACGACTACGACTTCCGCAAGCCGAACGCGTGGCTGTTCCAGGCGCGTCAGAACCCGAAATCACCGCAGCCGGGGAGCATCGACGTCTACGACTGGCCGGGCCGGTTTGTGGAGCACGGCCACGGGGAGTTCTACGCCCGCATCCGCCAGGAGCGGTGGCAGGTGGAGCACCGCCAGACGCAGGGCACGGCGACGGCGCTGGGTATCGCGCCGGGGCACACCTTTGTGCTGCGCAACGCGCCGTTCTTCGGCGACAACGGCGAGTACCTGACCACCGTTGCGCACTACCACTTCGAGGAGAACCGCTACGCGAGCGGGGCGGACAGCAACACCATCCACGAGACGCGCTTTGAGGTGATACCGGCGGACGTGCCGTACCGCCCGGCGCAGAAGACGCCATGGCCGCGCACCTACGGCCCGCAGACGGCAAAAGTGGTGGGTCCGCAGGGCGAGAGCATCTGGACGGACAAATACGGCCGGGTGAAGGTGAAGTTCCACTGGGACCGTCTGTCGAAGGGCGACGACACCAGCTCAAGCTGGGTGCGCGTGTCGAGCGCGTGGGCGGGCCAGGGCTTCGGCGGGGTGCAGATACCGCGGGTGGGCGACGAAGTGGTGGTGGACTTCATCAACGGCGACCCGGACCGCCCGCTGATAACCGGTCGCGTGTACAACGAAGCGAGCATGCCGCCGTGGGAATTACCCGGTGATGCCACACGCATGGGCTTTATGACCCGCAGTAAAGACGGACATCGCGACAATGCCAGCTATCTTTTCTTTGAAGACAAGATGGGCGATGAGTTGCTGGATATGCATGCCGAGAAAAACATGAATATCTCGGTAGAAAACGACAAAACAGTCGCGATTGATGGCAGCCGCACCACCACTATCGGACGTGAGCAAAAAGACGAAGTGACGGGCGATGCTTCTTTCCATTATGGAAAAACGCGAACAACGACTGTTGAAGATGTTGAAACCAGAACATTAAATAATAGTGAAATCACTAAAATTAATAATGGACGTAAGCTTGAGATAACTAGTGGCGGGGATGAAAGCAAAATAACTGGGAATGCTACGTTGCATCTGGATGGCGATAAGAAAGAGACTGTGAATGGGAAAAAAGAAGAACATGTGACAGGTGCAGTCAATGTGAAAATTGATGGTGCATGGACACAGGTCACTCAAGGGGAAGTATTAATAAAATCTCCTAAATTGATTAAAATTCATAGTGATACCAAGGTCATGATTGAGGCACCTGAGTTTGAACATAAAGATAATAAGAAGACGCGAGAATCAAATGTTGTAATGGAGTTTATTAATCAAAGTTTTTCTACTCAGACGTTTGGTGCTTCCTATAAATTTGCAGATGCTGGAGTTACTCAATTTGGTGCTGAAGTAAAAGGAATAGTATATTCAGACACTTATTTTGATCTGGCTACTGAAAAAGGCAAGGTTACGCTTAATAGAGGGCTTCGCGTTGTAAACGACGTCCTAAGCATAAAACTAGCCCGATTAAATATTTGGAGTTGA
- a CDS encoding phospholipase A(1), which translates to MYHIKIVSIFRENVPPARFERIMRPDIAAQWINSVPDNTVRSLFSRYDRFQPTTRSSPYQTGRDLRKLVAQEFWYGNLVAIDESSRPWSSTTELYYINQKGELTPTHAPRSLSFPLGYIIVRYGEMVRAYGTLPPPTVRPAQVVKSKAAAGPELATPGKDMKQTAAQLKAMTKAERWQARKDLISKGNASIYPDAQIAAKRLADNNIAVEKAKLAENVYKTVNPLEATPGVPEGWKDISNDADALNKLGLKSKMLYDDPASPNFLARVYEPDQAVFGNDMNPTVVFRGSREPEFASVGDNLSSLWNKGELAPVKNGADWSNNFAQGVGKNSTYYQSAVGIGDTLAKSGQNVDIAGHSLGGGLASATAMASGKPAWTFNAAGLNSGTVEKYGGTVLGKTDDIQAYRVEGELLTKVQEVNVWEDLKTMKGLPGPTLLKEGVSALSPNAAGIPHDLPGGTGSALERHGIGQAINCIEQQKDEDIAIIGGRL; encoded by the coding sequence ATGTACCACATCAAAATTGTCTCTATTTTCCGTGAGAACGTCCCGCCCGCGCGTTTTGAAAGGATCATGCGTCCTGACATCGCCGCGCAGTGGATAAACTCCGTGCCGGATAACACCGTGCGCTCGCTGTTTTCGCGTTACGATCGGTTTCAACCGACGACCCGTTCCAGCCCGTATCAAACCGGGCGCGACCTTCGCAAGCTGGTGGCGCAGGAGTTCTGGTACGGCAACCTGGTGGCGATTGATGAAAGTTCGCGGCCCTGGTCGTCCACGACCGAGCTCTATTACATCAACCAGAAAGGGGAACTGACCCCCACGCACGCGCCGCGATCTTTGTCGTTCCCTTTAGGCTATATCATCGTTCGCTACGGCGAGATGGTGCGCGCTTATGGCACGCTTCCGCCGCCGACGGTCAGACCGGCGCAGGTGGTGAAATCAAAAGCCGCTGCGGGCCCTGAGCTGGCGACGCCGGGCAAAGACATGAAGCAGACCGCCGCGCAGCTTAAAGCGATGACCAAGGCGGAACGCTGGCAGGCGCGTAAAGATCTCATCAGCAAGGGCAACGCCAGTATCTACCCCGATGCGCAGATAGCCGCGAAGCGCCTTGCGGATAACAACATCGCCGTCGAAAAAGCCAAGCTTGCGGAGAACGTCTACAAGACGGTAAACCCGCTGGAAGCCACACCTGGCGTGCCGGAGGGCTGGAAAGATATCAGTAATGACGCTGATGCCCTGAATAAGCTCGGCCTGAAAAGCAAAATGCTGTATGACGACCCCGCCTCGCCCAATTTTCTGGCGCGCGTCTACGAGCCTGACCAGGCCGTCTTTGGCAACGATATGAACCCGACGGTGGTCTTCAGGGGCTCAAGGGAGCCAGAGTTTGCCTCTGTGGGAGATAACCTCTCTTCGCTGTGGAATAAAGGCGAGCTTGCGCCGGTGAAAAACGGCGCTGACTGGTCAAACAACTTTGCGCAAGGGGTGGGTAAAAATTCCACCTATTACCAGAGTGCGGTGGGTATTGGCGACACGCTGGCGAAATCTGGCCAGAACGTGGATATCGCCGGCCACTCGCTCGGCGGCGGCCTGGCATCCGCCACCGCCATGGCGAGCGGCAAACCGGCCTGGACCTTTAACGCCGCAGGGCTCAACAGCGGCACCGTGGAAAAATATGGCGGCACTGTGCTGGGTAAAACCGATGATATCCAGGCTTACCGCGTTGAGGGCGAGCTGTTGACGAAAGTGCAGGAAGTGAATGTCTGGGAAGATCTTAAGACAATGAAAGGCCTCCCTGGTCCGACCCTGCTTAAAGAAGGCGTTTCTGCACTTAGCCCAAACGCCGCAGGTATTCCACACGATCTGCCTGGCGGTACGGGGAGCGCGCTTGAACGCCACGGTATCGGCCAGGCCATTAACTGTATTGAGCAGCAAAAAGACGAAGATATTGCCATCATCGGGGGGCGCCTGTGA
- a CDS encoding DUF3592 domain-containing protein: MTTKVIVAILLVGFFVYTIGKSFYNDALIRKKGTIVTAVVLKSVQLSSNETGNINGSFVVKFNDPKKGERVVGFESTIPQLYAPRVQPGCEIQLRYLGDGDIVKANFIFE; the protein is encoded by the coding sequence ATGACAACGAAAGTTATCGTCGCGATACTGTTAGTAGGTTTTTTTGTATACACGATTGGCAAGTCCTTTTATAACGATGCATTGATCCGAAAAAAAGGAACAATTGTTACAGCGGTGGTTTTAAAATCAGTGCAGTTAAGCAGTAACGAAACTGGTAATATAAACGGTTCTTTTGTCGTAAAGTTCAATGACCCTAAAAAAGGAGAAAGAGTGGTTGGATTCGAATCGACGATTCCCCAGTTATATGCGCCTCGTGTTCAACCTGGTTGTGAAATACAACTAAGATATCTCGGGGATGGCGATATAGTGAAGGCGAATTTCATTTTTGAATAA
- a CDS encoding ankyrin repeat domain-containing protein, which yields MIQGCKQDMDLNPQDYFSGQQLTLAKAIEDGNVEDVEKLAPQTELNKPGQQEMTLLFWALGNAIEDKSPARLKMITLLVKAGADPLQPRPQGQSSPAEFVLNADSGVWIKAMLDGGLSPDAKDKQFHEPIIFETIKAKNTETLKAMLDADANINITDSLGNTVLIEALDFHAYDHVLLLLDRGADPEIHGKFGWTMGNQLERFLKRAKEGSDEYQKLTEIKEKLIEHGGKWPPAPVK from the coding sequence ATGATTCAGGGGTGTAAGCAAGATATGGATTTAAATCCGCAGGATTATTTCAGCGGCCAGCAACTGACGCTTGCGAAGGCTATCGAAGACGGCAACGTGGAAGACGTCGAAAAACTCGCGCCGCAAACCGAGCTTAATAAACCCGGCCAGCAGGAGATGACGCTGCTGTTCTGGGCGCTGGGTAACGCCATTGAGGATAAAAGCCCCGCCCGGTTAAAGATGATTACCTTGCTGGTTAAGGCCGGCGCCGATCCCCTGCAGCCGCGTCCGCAGGGACAAAGCAGCCCGGCTGAATTTGTGCTCAACGCTGACAGCGGCGTCTGGATCAAGGCGATGCTCGACGGCGGTTTATCACCGGATGCGAAAGATAAACAGTTCCATGAGCCCATTATTTTTGAAACCATCAAAGCCAAAAATACGGAAACGCTGAAAGCCATGCTGGATGCGGACGCGAATATCAACATCACCGATTCGCTCGGCAATACCGTGCTTATCGAGGCGCTGGATTTTCACGCCTATGACCATGTTCTGCTACTGCTGGACCGCGGGGCTGACCCGGAGATCCACGGTAAATTCGGCTGGACGATGGGTAACCAGCTTGAGCGTTTCCTGAAGCGGGCAAAAGAGGGCAGCGACGAATATCAAAAGCTCACTGAAATAAAAGAGAAACTGATCGAGCATGGCGGGAAATGGCCGCCTGCGCCGGTTAAATAA
- the tssG gene encoding type VI secretion system baseplate subunit TssG has product MSETLPQNAPVKRVSRLPEGYWQQMMAAPWRYDLFQMLRRLDAQGGERYRLGRAPLPRFEPLRIGQQPSMAFAPSTLATVKPRENTPLYDVSILSFGLFGPNGPLPVHLTEYARERLYHHQDDSMSAFADLFHHRLTLLFYRAWADAQPTASLDRPDGPRIEKYLASLIGMGQPGQMEKGSLSHHARYSLVGHLTRNGRDAEGLEKILRHYFRVPVNIVQNIPQWMPLTEREKARLGAGRRLPRLGEAAFLGVAVRDVQHKFRIELGPLDEETYQRFLPGEPWVEELRDWVRQYMGIEYEWEVRVILRADAVKGVTPGGTGRLGYSAWLGKQPDPQPRGDLVFRAER; this is encoded by the coding sequence ATGAGCGAAACGCTGCCACAGAACGCGCCGGTAAAGCGCGTGTCCCGTCTGCCGGAAGGGTACTGGCAACAGATGATGGCGGCGCCCTGGCGCTACGATCTGTTTCAGATGCTGCGCCGTCTCGACGCGCAGGGCGGCGAGCGTTACCGTTTAGGCCGCGCGCCGCTGCCGCGTTTTGAGCCGCTGCGTATCGGCCAGCAGCCGTCGATGGCGTTTGCGCCCTCGACGCTTGCGACAGTCAAACCGCGCGAAAACACGCCGCTGTATGATGTGTCGATTTTAAGTTTCGGTCTGTTTGGCCCGAATGGCCCGCTGCCGGTGCACCTCACCGAATATGCGCGCGAGCGGCTGTATCATCATCAGGATGACAGCATGAGCGCGTTTGCGGACCTGTTCCACCACCGCCTGACGCTGCTGTTTTACCGCGCCTGGGCCGACGCCCAGCCGACCGCGTCGCTCGACCGCCCCGACGGGCCGCGTATTGAAAAATATCTCGCCTCGCTTATCGGCATGGGCCAGCCGGGGCAGATGGAAAAGGGCAGCCTGAGCCATCACGCGCGCTATTCGCTGGTCGGCCATCTGACGCGCAACGGGCGCGACGCTGAAGGGCTCGAAAAAATCCTGCGCCACTACTTCCGCGTACCGGTGAACATCGTACAGAACATCCCGCAGTGGATGCCGTTAACCGAACGTGAGAAAGCGCGGCTCGGCGCGGGCCGCCGGCTGCCGCGGCTCGGTGAGGCGGCGTTTCTCGGCGTGGCGGTGCGCGACGTACAGCATAAATTCCGTATCGAACTCGGCCCGCTGGATGAAGAGACGTACCAGCGTTTTCTGCCCGGCGAGCCGTGGGTTGAGGAGCTGCGCGACTGGGTGCGTCAGTACATGGGCATTGAGTACGAGTGGGAGGTGCGCGTTATCCTGCGCGCCGACGCGGTAAAAGGCGTCACGCCGGGCGGCACCGGCCGCCTGGGCTACAGCGCCTGGCTTGGTAAGCAGCCTGACCCACAGCCGCGCGGCGATCTGGTTTTTCGCGCGGAAAGGTAA